From the genome of Ralstonia pickettii, one region includes:
- a CDS encoding helix-turn-helix domain-containing protein, with translation MNETTNTKRRGPRATNVLPPAPKRGEIPKVADYVSHMLALSGKTQKELADELGFSTPNMVSMIKNGRAKVPIQKTGQMAKALNVDPIYFLQLVLREYQPETWDAIEDVFANQPILTANEVEIIETLRAAKLPNPKLATAGDKKRFQEFMSGFGTDNALTKSK, from the coding sequence ATGAACGAAACGACCAACACCAAACGTCGCGGACCCCGCGCAACCAACGTCCTGCCGCCGGCACCGAAGCGTGGTGAAATCCCGAAGGTGGCTGACTACGTGAGCCACATGCTTGCTCTGAGCGGCAAGACGCAAAAGGAACTCGCGGACGAGTTGGGCTTTTCCACTCCGAACATGGTGTCCATGATCAAGAATGGCCGAGCCAAAGTGCCCATCCAGAAGACGGGCCAGATGGCGAAGGCACTGAACGTGGACCCGATTTACTTCCTTCAGCTCGTGCTGCGTGAATACCAGCCAGAGACTTGGGATGCAATCGAGGACGTGTTTGCCAACCAGCCGATCCTGACGGCCAACGAAGTCGAGATTATTGAGACGCTGCGCGCGGCGAAGCTGCCCAATCCGAAGCTGGCTACGGCTGGCGACAAGAAGCGCTTCCAGGAATTTATGTCGGGCTTTGGCACCGACAACGCGCTCACGAAGAGCAAGTGA
- a CDS encoding site-specific integrase produces the protein MATKRERNGKWEYIIKRKALFPKPLVLRFEKDKEEEGDAYVRKLEALLDKGIIPEGLLEYREPESKFPFVGDVIREYLKTQHVPESDVTCLNVLYARVGVTRLKAVNYAWVESWIAGMKRELTLAPSTIRHHVGALGRCFDWASNRGIVELTVNPIRMLPKRYANYTDADMRALEVSGRADEADHENERDRRLHGKDEEDAIRAVLIDRAKPEDKERPLELNYRPALILLFELALETAMRMREIYTLTLDQINEGMRTVFLDKTKNGDKRQVPLSSVALDCIRRYKALVESGDAEMDGWDMAGGRLFPWWDGEKKSLRATTAKLSKQFSRIFQHAGSPDLHFHDLRHEATSRLYERTTLTDVQIASITGHKDLRMLKRYANLRGSDLASKLW, from the coding sequence ATGGCGACAAAGCGAGAAAGAAACGGCAAGTGGGAATACATCATCAAGCGCAAGGCGCTGTTCCCCAAGCCTCTGGTCCTGCGATTCGAAAAGGACAAGGAAGAAGAGGGCGATGCCTACGTGCGCAAGCTCGAGGCGCTCCTTGATAAGGGGATCATTCCAGAAGGGCTGCTCGAATACCGCGAGCCGGAGAGCAAGTTTCCCTTCGTCGGTGACGTGATCCGCGAATACTTGAAAACGCAGCACGTGCCTGAATCGGACGTGACCTGCTTGAATGTCCTCTATGCGCGCGTTGGTGTGACTCGCCTTAAAGCAGTCAACTATGCTTGGGTCGAAAGCTGGATCGCCGGCATGAAAAGGGAACTCACGCTCGCGCCTTCTACGATTCGCCACCACGTCGGCGCGCTTGGAAGATGCTTTGATTGGGCCTCGAACAGAGGCATCGTCGAGCTGACGGTGAACCCGATCCGCATGCTGCCCAAGCGCTACGCCAACTACACGGACGCGGACATGCGAGCGCTCGAAGTGTCGGGCAGGGCCGACGAGGCAGACCACGAGAACGAGCGCGATCGCCGCCTGCACGGCAAGGACGAAGAGGATGCCATCCGCGCCGTGCTGATCGACCGCGCGAAGCCCGAGGACAAGGAGCGGCCGCTGGAGTTGAACTACCGACCGGCGCTCATCCTGCTGTTCGAGCTGGCTCTGGAGACGGCCATGCGCATGCGCGAGATATACACGCTCACGCTGGACCAGATCAATGAAGGGATGCGCACTGTGTTCCTGGACAAGACCAAGAACGGCGACAAGCGCCAGGTGCCGCTGTCATCGGTCGCGCTCGACTGCATCCGGCGCTACAAGGCGCTGGTGGAGTCTGGCGACGCAGAGATGGATGGGTGGGACATGGCCGGCGGGCGGCTGTTCCCGTGGTGGGATGGAGAGAAGAAGAGCCTGCGCGCCACGACGGCCAAGCTCTCCAAGCAGTTCTCGCGGATCTTCCAGCACGCCGGAAGCCCCGATCTGCACTTCCACGATCTGCGTCATGAGGCGACCTCTCGCCTCTATGAGCGCACCACGCTCACGGACGTGCAGATCGCCTCGATTACGGGCCACAAGGATCTGCGCATGCTCAAGCGCTACGCCAACCTGCGCGGCAGCGACCTAGCCAGCAAGCTCTGGTAG
- a CDS encoding helix-turn-helix domain-containing protein, translating into MSFRERLKALMSAKEGATLAVIADACGCTPQAVHKWLKGGDIGYAYLKRLAAYFNVNWIWLRYGEQVEEDCDARHEKPGIGLSIERSRYLERIVESERLLRTALEMVDVGAWEMNVLAGRISYSVTARRLLGVDERYPDDVVSFFQLMVEEDAQLLEERIASAVRTASALQGAFRLKANAKVWLSLCGGFSDHVTAEKGRIFGVLKRAKLSYKSC; encoded by the coding sequence ATGAGTTTTAGGGAGCGACTAAAGGCGCTGATGAGCGCCAAAGAAGGGGCCACGCTCGCTGTGATTGCCGATGCGTGTGGTTGCACGCCTCAAGCTGTGCATAAATGGCTCAAGGGTGGAGACATAGGTTATGCCTACCTGAAGCGCCTGGCGGCCTATTTCAATGTGAACTGGATCTGGCTTCGTTACGGCGAGCAGGTTGAGGAAGATTGTGATGCGCGGCACGAGAAGCCGGGGATAGGGCTGTCCATTGAGCGCAGCCGATATCTGGAGCGCATCGTCGAGAGCGAGCGGCTGCTGCGCACGGCGCTGGAGATGGTCGACGTAGGTGCCTGGGAGATGAACGTGCTGGCGGGCCGGATCAGCTACAGCGTGACTGCCAGACGCCTGCTAGGCGTGGATGAACGCTACCCGGACGACGTGGTGTCCTTCTTTCAACTGATGGTTGAGGAGGACGCGCAGTTGCTTGAGGAGCGTATCGCCTCAGCGGTTCGAACAGCCTCAGCCTTACAGGGAGCTTTCCGACTGAAAGCAAACGCTAAGGTTTGGCTGTCGCTTTGCGGTGGCTTTTCTGACCACGTAACGGCCGAGAAAGGGCGTATTTTCGGCGTCTTAAAGCGCGCGAAATTGAGTTATAAATCTTGTTAA
- a CDS encoding helix-turn-helix domain-containing protein gives MRTLDIEECAAFLKVDRTTALKLAGSGDLPGARIGRAWVFLEDDLIGYLRLRVKQQQAERRNETIVDEGLAASARRNGTLVSPLLAKRAEKKKRELPELPELAG, from the coding sequence GTGAGGACTTTGGACATTGAGGAGTGCGCCGCCTTCCTGAAGGTGGACCGGACCACAGCATTGAAGCTCGCCGGCAGCGGCGATCTGCCTGGCGCCCGCATTGGGCGCGCATGGGTGTTCCTGGAAGACGACCTGATTGGCTACCTGCGTCTGCGCGTGAAGCAGCAGCAAGCCGAGCGCCGCAATGAGACGATCGTGGATGAAGGGCTCGCCGCATCTGCACGCCGCAATGGCACGCTGGTGAGCCCTCTCCTGGCCAAGCGCGCCGAGAAGAAGAAGCGCGAGCTGCCCGAGCTACCAGAGCTTGCTGGCTAG
- the pgsA gene encoding CDP-diacylglycerol--glycerol-3-phosphate 3-phosphatidyltransferase yields MPFNFPILLTWLRVAMIPLVVGVFYVPDTWMALPAKNLTAAVFFIVASLTDWFDGFLARRWNQTSSFGAFLDPVADKLMVAAALLVLLSLGRVSDVVALVIIGREITISALREWMAQIGASKSVAVNFLGKLKTTFQMIAIPLLLFEGRLFGMIDAQVWGTWLIYVAAVLTLWSMAYYMKLAWPQIRERAK; encoded by the coding sequence ATGCCTTTCAACTTCCCGATCCTCCTGACCTGGTTGCGTGTGGCCATGATCCCGCTGGTGGTGGGCGTGTTCTACGTGCCGGACACTTGGATGGCACTGCCCGCCAAAAATCTGACGGCCGCGGTGTTTTTCATCGTTGCAAGCCTCACCGATTGGTTCGACGGTTTCCTCGCCCGCCGCTGGAACCAAACCTCCTCCTTCGGCGCCTTCCTCGATCCGGTCGCCGACAAGCTGATGGTCGCCGCCGCGCTGCTGGTGCTGCTGTCATTGGGCCGTGTTTCCGACGTCGTCGCGCTCGTCATCATTGGCCGCGAGATCACCATCTCCGCCCTGCGTGAGTGGATGGCGCAGATTGGCGCGTCGAAGAGCGTGGCCGTCAACTTCCTCGGCAAGCTGAAGACGACCTTCCAAATGATCGCGATTCCGCTGCTGCTGTTCGAGGGCCGCCTGTTCGGCATGATCGATGCGCAGGTGTGGGGTACGTGGCTGATTTACGTGGCGGCGGTGCTCACGCTGTGGTCGATGGCGTACTACATGAAGCTCGCCTGGCCGCAGATTCGCGAGCGCGCAAAATGA